The stretch of DNA TATGGAGTTATATTTAATGGGAAGAGTTTCTTTACAGGGCGATGGAAAATTTAGGTGATGGCTTGTGATGATGAcaccacaacattgtgaatataataccactgaatttcccacttgaaagtggttaaaatgggaaattttaagttgtatgtgTGTTACCAcactaaaaatgaacaaaaattgcattaataaagaaaaaacacacagaTGAACATATAGACAACCAGTACAGGTAAAAGTATTTTATATACTCTACAAACATACCAAAGAATGACATAAATGAGGTAATGTaacataaaagaaattgagaaaaataaatttaagactATTCTTTTTAGGGCACAGAATTTATGGCAGTTGCCAGACTCTCTAGTTGGTCAAATTTTTGTTAATTCAAAAACAGTTTAACGTTTATACGATAAGGCCAATGTGTGTAAACCTGTTTTTTACAGAGACACTATAAACCcatatgaataatttttttctgtaccctGGTATCTTGCCTGTTCCCCATTCTCCACTAACgtcctcttctttcttcattttacctGGTCTTGCACCCAAGTATGGCAGACAGAGAATCCTAGGGGCCTAAGATTCTATGGTGGCTGTTTGTAAGGGGGGAGGAGGCTACAGTAACTGCCACACtagatacatttatatgaaaagatgggaaaaatatctcaaaatgtcTCTCTCCTATAAAAGAGAGCAAAGGATGATGCCTACCTGGTTCCAGGAACCAGAGGAAGAGAATCACAGATTAAAGAACTGCGATCAAAGGCCAGAAGAGGGAAGATTTTCAGTTAGCTGTTTCTTCTAGCTCCCTGGTGTCTGCTTCTCATAGAGAGAATCATTGTGTGAGGCATGAAGCTTTTGAAGAAGGCCTCTGCTTCTGGAAGTTAACTTGAAGCACCATCCGTGAATGTAAGAATGCAAGATCGAGGCTTGCCTCAGAAACAATGCCTAAGATGAAGGGAAGTaaaaagaaggcagaagagagatggAAGTCCAACCTGGTCCAGCCAGGTTAGGTCCAGCTAACAGATGGTGGGATCCAAGGAGATACCAACAGAGAAGAACCTGGGACCACAAGATCCACTCAACAAACTTCAAAGTACTCTTTGACTGAGTTACAAAAAGAACTTTTTAATCCTCTCCATTGGTCCTTTAAAAGCTGCAGTAGGTTCACTCGTCACATGGTATGGTTTCCAGGCTATCATTGCTCTACCTAAGCtatccctttttttcttctctaaggaTGGCTAactatatataatgtatatttataaatgtataaatatatgaacTATTCTTAACTACTACCTAATTTTATTAATGAACATCTACAAGAAACGTTGAGATGATTTTCCTAGTATAAGAGCCTGGGGGAAAATAGGAAAGCCACTTGTGTCCTGCTCACAGCTCAGCCATGGAAGTGCTAATTCAGCCCTCCCTCCAGCCAATCCTGTCTTCTAGCTGGGGATCTGACCTACCTATTGGCTATAGCAGACCTTTAAACTGCCTGCTTTGTGACCTCATTCTCTCACCAAACCTACTACCACCTGGTAGAATCTTggggtttccatggagttgtctTTAAATGAATTCGTATCATCGCAAGTGACCAGTGACCAGTGCTGTTTGTACTGGACACATGCTGTCTTTGGTTTCAGCCACTCAGACATCGTCTAGTGTCGTCTCCTCAACGCTTGTCGCAGCAGTTGATGTTTCTTCTTCTCTGACCATGTCAGGTAAGGAAAGAaactgttttaaatgtttttccatcAGATTTTTCCCCTAAATTTAATAGTAGGATGAAAATTGCATGAAATAATGGGAGGAAATACTGAACTAGGAAACCAGAGACCTAATTTCAGTTTTGGATTTGACACCTTACTAGCTGGGAAGCTTTGTACAAGTCATTGagtttcaaaatctgtttcctcatctgttaccCTAGGATATTAGATTTGATTAATCTCAATGGTCCCGTTATTTTCTAATATTGAGTTTTATAGGGCACACatatagaaaatgaaatcaaacacTTCTTAAGAGTGTTTCAACAGAAATAGAAGACCTAAACGGTATAGAAAACTAGCAATATATACTGAGGAAGGATGTTTCATCTCTAATAGTCTCCCTTTACTGATATTTCAACTTCAGTATTTCAAATTTGTACTGTTCAAAAAGCAACATTCACGTGTTTTAGAGTTTCCCATCTAAACTATGTGAGAAGAGAAAGTAGGGGGAGTGAATAGAACTGGACTAAAGGAGGCAGATATTCCAGGCTCTGTTCATTCAAGACTGTTTTCATCAAACACAGTCAACAGGAGccaaaagggaggagaaaatgtAAGAATGAAGGAGATAAGGAGCATGAAGGGGCTCTCAAGGGGGAGAAAAGAGGTAGTTAGAGTAGAATGTTGAAGAGGACCCAAGATTTAAAATTGAAGCAGAAAGCATCGAGTGAAATCTACTCTCAACGGAGAAAAATGAAGTTGTTTTCAGCAAATGCTTAGATTATCTCTAGAAAATGTAGCTTATCAGAAtaaccactctttttttcttctttttaaaaaattcagttatttttattgcttctttgaaCAGAGATGGCACTTGGAAGTTTTCATtgtaaacattttagaaatgatGATTCCTATAGCCAAGAAACTGATAAAATGGTTATCTAAGGAGAGGTGGAGGAACAGAGTTTTCAGTGTATGCTTTTTATtacattctgattttaaaacaatgtagatgttttgccttttaaaataaaattaagttttaaaaatgtgttggaTTCTCAGGCACATCAGGAGGACAAATTCCTAGCCAAAGGCTGCTTTTAGTTTTACAGTTATTAAATGGAATTCACACTTGTAAACAATCATGTTTTTATACCTTAGCTAccgaagaagaaaatgaaaaggtcaAGCCCCAGCTCTCTAATTCCGCATTTATCTAAAACAATGTTATGGAAGTTTTGGGGCTTTCCctaccttaaattaaaaaaaaaaaaaaaaaagaattctagcaGTGATGATTGTTTTTTAGGCTTTGAAGATGCTGAAGATGATTATAAACTAGGTTTTATGGATGAACATAAAAACCTTCAAGATACATGTGTTCTTTTCTGCTTGTTATGTGGCGATATTAATCTGAagtatccatttcttttttttttcagttccacTAAGTATCTATTCATTGTATTATCTCAGGGAAAAGCAGGGAAGGGGAAAGGCTCAGCATGTTACAAAATGACAGCAGAAGAGAAAGTACCCAGCACAAAATTAACCATCAAAAAGCATACCTCAGGgtaattgtggctcagtggcagagttctcgcctgcaatgctgaaacctgggttcggttcctggagcctgcccatgtcaaaaaacaaaaataaaaacccatacCCAGTGACAGGGTCACTAAAGCACAAGGGGGCTTAGTCTTCGGCAGTTCAGGAATGAGGGGAAGGAGTTAGGGAAAGGGCAGGTACACACTGTCCTaccctcctttcctccccataAATTCAAGATTCCCCACAAAGCTTAGGTTTCTAGCAGCAAATATGGAGTTACATTCTTCTGTCTCCTGTTAAGCAATCTTGTGGCCACTTTGACATATGTTTCTTGCACCTGCATAAGAGTTCCTGAGTGGTTTGCATATACATTCATCTTCCCTTTCTTGATCTCTCACCTCCACTTTCTATATGGAATTTAAGCCCTGAGACTTTAACTGCTACACTTGCTAGGTGCTCTCCAATGTTTTCAGATCCTATGTACATAAGGAACATCTAATATAGGTGGCACTCTTTAGTGACCTTTTATGCACCATGTAAAAAACCCCAAGAGCATGCTGAGCGATACTACATTTTTCACTGCCCTAAGTGGTCACGACCCCTGCATTAGCACACAGTAATTAACTCCCTTTCCTAATCCATCACTTTATTCTCTTTGGAAGGCACTTCAGAACTCTTACTGCAGTTGTGTCAGTTTACCTTCTCCTTATTTCCTTAATACACACCAGGATTTAAGATCTTGTGCTCAGGGATCCTATCCAAAGCAAGCAGGCACAAAATCTGTCCTTGCTTATATACTCTTTATATACTTAtatactctttctctttgagaaaGAGCTCTGCCTAGTCCATGGCACAAAGTGTTTTTATTCTCTCAGGAGAGTGGATAGAATTGAAAGGACCCTATATGAGAATGTTAGCCTTTATAAAACActtcctatttaaaaaatcaggTTCACACTTTTCATTTGATTTATAACAATCCTATGAAatacaaaggaagccaagaaGCAATGACATCAAATGATCATTCTGTTCCTATCCAGAACAGCAGCCTTTTATTTACTAATGCATGGTCCTGTCCATGGTCCTTAAGATAAGTTTGTAGAAAAGCCTTGCCCGTTGTTGGTGTCTAGGGAGAGTGTCTCATTTACTAGGAACTGACTTCTTCCTTAATTCCTTTGTAGTGATGGAGACTTCCCTGGGGATGGAGACTTCCCTGGGATTGCAACTTCCAATCCAGACATTTTGTTTGCCACAAAATTCAGAATTCCCCAAGTCCTGCAGTGCCAGAAATATCCAGATACTTGAGAGTAGCCCACCTTCCAAGCTTGGGGACATTTCAGTGATAGCTCCAGTTAAGAGTTCTCGTAATCTCCTTGCATTACCTCCAGCTCCAAGCCAGGAACAAACAGAGAATGAGAACTTGGATGAGATTAAAATCAAGCTTCCAGAGCCTCTGGATACCCATCAGATCACAATAGAAAACCAAGATCCTCCACTACTCCCTTTAGAAATCCCTGATATCCATCAGCTTCTGGCATGCATTGATCCCCTCAGCCAAGAGGGGCAGTCTGTTTCTGAAAACACTGATCTGGTAAAGAACAACATGGGTCTTGAGGACCAAGGGACATTTGAGAATGGGATGGAGTCTAGCAGTGGTTTTTCAGATATTGCTACACTGGTGGAAGATATTCACCTTCCCCAGCTCTTGAAGGACCTTGATCAATCTAAAAGACCCAAGGCAACGAAGGCCAAAGATATCAAAGCCATCAAGGTAAATCCGGTACGGGAAAAGCCAAGTGTGACAAAGAGTTCCTCTGATCAAACCCGGAAGAACAAACACAAGGCCTCTGAGCCTCTCAGAGATGCTCCCAAGGCCAAAATCAAGCCAAAGAACTCAGAGTGCCTGTTAAAGGAAAAAGTGGTGATTTGCAGTGCTACAGCCAGTGACAGGGCTCTTACTGCCAAGCCTCCTGACAGTAAACCTCAGAAAATAGCATCCGACAGAATTGGCAAAACTAAGGGCCATGAGCAGGAAAAGACCAAAAGATCCAGAGAAAACAACTCcaagaaaactgaagagagtaAGCAGTCAGAGAATAAAGttaagggagaagaaaagccAACAATTTCCAAGGTGAAACGGAAGAACAATCAACCCGAGCTTAGCCAAGAGACCTTTAAAAAGCCTCGAAGCTGCCTGGGCATGCGCATGCTGGAGTCTGTGCAGGTTTTTCATGCACTGGAGAAGAAGAGTGATAAGAAAAGTGGACACTCTTCTTCCCAGACCCTGGGAAACTCAAGCAACACCAAAGGCCCCCGGCCACCTTCAGCTAACAAACCGTGGCTGGATACCTCACGTAAGAGAAAAGGTCCTGAGAAAACTCAAGTCAAAGCCCAGAAAGCAGAAAACAGAGCTGAGAAAGAGTGCTCCTCTCCATCCGACTATGAGCTGCCACCTCCTGGCAAGGTCAAGCTGGTGCCTTTGCCTTTTCTAACCATAGAGAAGCCTCCACCTCGACGTGTTCCTAGGAGGCCACATTCTCTGGCCTCACATCGGCCTTCTGTGGCTAACACTGCCCAACCTGGTTCTTCTCGTTCAACGCAACCTACTGCAGTCAATCCATCCCGGCCAGCTCCTGCCAAAACATCCTGTACAGGCTCTGTCAGACCTGCTAAGCCGATTTCGAACAACCCAACCCGGCCAGGTTTAACCAACTCTACCCGGCCTGATGTTCCTCAGTCTGCAGCTTCGAAGCCTGCATCCTACAAAACATCTGTTTGCACTTCTCTCCAACGGGACCCTGCTCCCGCTACTGTGACCAAGCTCCAGTCCCCACCCAAGCCTCAAAACCAGTTTCTACTCCAAGATTTCCGCTTGCAACCAATTCCATGGAGGAAGCCCAATGTTCCTGGGCCAGTAATATCAAAGCCCATCACAAAAGAGCAGAGGCCAGAGCGCGAGGCCATGAAGAGAAAGGCTCAAAAAGAACGTGAGAATGCTGCCAAATACACCTCTTTGGGGAAAATGTAGTTTTTcactgaaagagagaaagatatgGAAATTGCTCAACGCTATGGCTATGCAATGTAAGAAGAGTTACTAGGATTTTTGGTGCAACTTTGTGCACCAGTTATTTTTCCATATAGTTAGACAGATAGATACAAATTTctgtattattaatatatatttaaaacttgaTAAATTGAATGAAGAAATGTAATAGTATTAATAGagaataatattaataaagaagaTATTAATAGAAATGTAATAGTATTAATAGtattaatagataaaataaagaagCCTTTTGAGTTTTGAGATGCTTCTAACTTGTGTTTTCTTTGATGGGGTTGGGATTGAGGGGGCATTAGAAAGAAGGTGGGGGAAGTTGGCTGGGAGAATGGGGAAAAGGGGATaaggaatgaagaaatagaaaggcaCTTGGTCCAGAAATATGAAGGCCACAAGGGATGAAATTATATGGACTTATAAAAAGAAGCAGGGGTGGAGTAAATGGCAGAAGTAAGAAGCAGTGTCTGAGGTTagggttaaaagaagaaaatttgtaTAAAGTTGAAGATGGCAGAAGATGAGTCAGGGTTGACCAAGACAAATGTAAAAAGTCTCTCAGGGAGACTGGCCTTATTTCATTGCCTACCAGATGGGTATTTTAGAAATGAGAGGACTCAGGACACACCTCCAACAGATTTGGTTTGTCTCAGACCTGCATTATTATAGCTGGGGAAGATGAATCCACAAAACATAAGGGAAACCATTACATGAGTGGCAAGTGTTCAGAGTTATACTGGGGACAGTAGATAGGCTTTGGGGTCTAGCCAAGTGAACTTCAGCTGTATGAGGCCCACCTGTAATAGCAGGAGCTGGAGTAAAAATCACCATTTATGAAACGGAAAAGGCCTTTCACCATTCTATCAGTCCAGAATTGGTGCAAATTGGGTGGCAATGCCTTGCCTTTCCCTGaggaaatgttctccaggaggctgtatatgctctgaatcagcatccactgtatgatgttgtttctcccatggccaggatccatgggaccaggaaacaaggggtggaaatgggaatggcactcactattacccctagccatccactaggaaaatttttgtttcctgtctctgtgaccttgagctctgctggtctacaggttttagttccacaAGGGAgagtacttccaccaggagaaacaacaatgattccactgaactggaatctaagcctgccacctggtcactttaggctactcatgcccctggattaacaggccaagaaggggattactttactggctggggtgactgaccctgactctcaggtgaaataggactgcaattacacagtggaggtaaagaagagttatcctggaatataggagatcctctagggcatcttttagtactatcatgtcctgtgattaaaggcaatggaaaactgcaacaacccaacccaggcaggactaccaatggctctgaaacttcaggaatgaaggtttgggtcaccccaccaggcaaagaaccatgatcagctgaagtgcttgctgagggtaaagggaacatggaagaaGGTAgtcataaatatgaactatgaccacatgatcagatacaaaaatgaggactgtaatgctgttttgttcatgttatagtatttaagttgtaagatatcaaatttaagaatgaatattatccaaggacttgcaccctattttgCGGAGATTTTATGCATTTCTGgctgtacacaggacagttgagtattgttaggcaagggaAAAAATgtgcctgttattgttttctattcagagattaagtatggtttaaggtgatgtgcatagttgccaagttgacaaggggtggac from Tamandua tetradactyla isolate mTamTet1 chromosome 17, mTamTet1.pri, whole genome shotgun sequence encodes:
- the LOC143661016 gene encoding uncharacterized protein C2orf78-like, translating into MLSLVSATQTSSSVVSSTLVAAVDVSSSLTMSVMETSLGMETSLGLQLPIQTFCLPQNSEFPKSCSARNIQILESSPPSKLGDISVIAPVKSSRNLLALPPAPSQEQTENENLDEIKIKLPEPLDTHQITIENQDPPLLPLEIPDIHQLLACIDPLSQEGQSVSENTDLVKNNMGLEDQGTFENGMESSSGFSDIATLVEDIHLPQLLKDLDQSKRPKATKAKDIKAIKVNPVREKPSVTKSSSDQTRKNKHKASEPLRDAPKAKIKPKNSECLLKEKVVICSATASDRALTAKPPDSKPQKIASDRIGKTKGHEQEKTKRSRENNSKKTEESKQSENKVKGEEKPTISKVKRKNNQPELSQETFKKPRSCLGMRMLESVQVFHALEKKSDKKSGHSSSQTLGNSSNTKGPRPPSANKPWLDTSRKRKGPEKTQVKAQKAENRAEKECSSPSDYELPPPGKVKLVPLPFLTIEKPPPRRVPRRPHSLASHRPSVANTAQPGSSRSTQPTAVNPSRPAPAKTSCTGSVRPAKPISNNPTRPGLTNSTRPDVPQSAASKPASYKTSVCTSLQRDPAPATVTKLQSPPKPQNQFLLQDFRLQPIPWRKPNVPGPVISKPITKEQRPEREAMKRKAQKERENAAKYTSLGKM